The DNA region CATCTTGCGGGGAATTTAATTTGTCATGGTCTGTCGTTTACTTAGGGAAATTAAGGCGATCGCCTCCCCCATAAATCCCTGCTTGTTTGAAGAGCTTTGGTGAGAAGAGTGATTTGGCGATCGCCGTCACAACGCCAAACAGACTGGCATCACCAACATTACTTTCTATGACCTTTTTACCCCAAAAGACATGACTAAACATGACTAAACCTGTATTTTTTCTGCCGTTGATTTTAGCGATAGTGAAACTAACGGTGAATCCGTCATAGGTCATTTATCCAAAGAGATACGGAACATGAGTACAGCTAACGTCTTACCTGCCTACGAAGTAATTGCAGCCAGCAGTTCAGATTTCCCTGTTCTACCGGACGGATATGGTTCCTATGCCGTAATAATTCCCGACTCGGTTACCGAAATTGCAGCCTTTGCATTTGTTGAGAGCAATATCACATCAGTGACAATTCCTGATTCGGTTACCTCGATTGGCAGTTATGCTTTCAGTACAACACCTCTAACCTCCATCACAATTCCTGATTCAGTCACCTCAATTGGAAATTCTGCATTTTCCCACGCTGCTTTAACGTCGATAGTGCTCGGCAGCTCTGTTACTAGCATTGGGGGAGGGGCCTTTTCCAATACCGCTCTCACATCAGTAACCATCCCTGATTCCGTTACGAGTATTGGAAATAGTGCCTTCAGAAATACTCCTCTAACATCGGTGGCGATCGGGAATTCTGTCACTTCGATTGGCAATTATGCCTTTAACAATACCTCCCTTACATCAATAACAATTCCCGATTCTGTCACCTCGATTGGCAGTAACGCGTTTCAAGATTCGGCTCTCACATCCGTTGTACTCGGGAATTCTGTCATCTCGATTGATGATTATGCCTTCAACAATACTCCTCTAATATCGGTAACGCTCGGGAATTCTGTCTCTACGATTGGTAGTTATGCTTTTGCCAATACTTCCCTAACATCGGTGACGATTCCTGATTCTGTCACTAGCATCGGCACTGGAGCTTTCGCATATGCACAGCTAACCTCAGTTACAATTCCTGATTCGGTTACTAGTATCGGAGGTTCGGCTTTTAAGGAGACTTCCTTAACATCGGTAATAATTCCTGATTCAGTCACATCCATCGGGGCTAATGCTTTTGCTAGTACCAATGTGACTTCTGTGACGATTTATTCGGATGGCTCAGGTTTGGCGATCGCCGATGGTGCTTTCCCAGATGACATTTCCATCAATCTGATCATTAATGACTCTGTCACATCGATTGCGGAGGATGCTTTTGCTGGACTTCCCATAACATCAGCGATAATTCCTGATTCAGTTACTAGCATCGGAGCTGGTGCTTTTAGAGGTATCCCTCAGAGATCGTCAGATTGGATTCGCCCATTAACTTCAATTACAATTCCTGATTCGGTCATTTCTATCGGGGACAGTGCTTTTGCTAATACTGCGCTGACATCAGTAACGATTCCTAACTCCGTTGAAAATATTGGGGATGGAGCTTTCAACAATACGTTTCTTACATCGGTGACAATTCCGGATTCTGTCACTTCCATTGGTCACTGGGCTTTCACTAACACACCTCTTACATCAGTAACGATTCCTAATTCTGTTACATCGATTGGCGAGTATGCCTTTAGCGATACTCAGCTCACCTCAATTACAATCCCTGATTCGGTCACTTCTATCGAGGATGGAGCTTTCGAAAATACGCTTCTAACATCGGTGATAATTCCGGATTCTGTCACTTCCATTGGTCACTGGGCTTTCGCTAACACACCTCTTACATCAGTAACGATTCCTAATTCTGTTACATCGATTGAAAGTAATGCCTTTAACAATACTCAATTAACCTCAATCACAATCCCTGGTTCAGTCACTTCCATCAAGGGCGGAGCTTTTGAAAACACAAATCTGACTTCTGTCACGATTCAGGTAGATGACGCAAGTTTGGCGATCAGCACCTATGCGTTCCCAGACAGCGCCTCCATCGAATTGATCATCGGTGATTCGATCACCTCGATTGCGAATAAGGCCTTTGCAGGTCTGCCAATAACATCGGTAACTATTCCCGATTCTGTTACATCGATTGGAAGTCGCGCCTTTGCTGATACTCAACTAACCTCAATTACAATCCCTGATTCAGTCACTTCCATTGGTCACTGGGCTTTCGCTGACACACATCTCACATCAGTCATAATCCCTGATTCTGTTACTTCCATTGGGGAGCAAGCTTTTGTCGATACAAATCTGACATCAGTGACGATTCATTCAGATGGCAACAGCTTGGCGATCGCCGGGAATGCTTTTCCAGACAGTGCCTCTGTCGAGTTGATTATTAATGATTCGGCTACATCGATTGCGGATAATGCTTTCGCTGGCCTGTCCATCACATCGATAACGATTCCTGATTCTGTTACATCAATTGGCAGTCGCGCCTTTGCTAGTACTGAATTAACTTCAATTACAATCCCTGATTCTGTGACTTCCATCGGGGCTAGTGCTTTTGCGAATACAAATCTGACTTCTGTCACGATTCAGATGGATGACTCAGATTTGGCGATCGCCGAGGACGCTTTCCCAGATGGAATCACTATTACCAAAGTTGCTGTGGTCGATTCTGGCACTTACAGCACTGCTGAATATTCGGGTGAAGTTTCAAGTTTTGCTTTGGATGGTAGCGGCACCCTGAATTTTGAAAGCTTTGG from [Leptolyngbya] sp. PCC 7376 includes:
- a CDS encoding leucine-rich repeat domain-containing protein, producing the protein MSTANVLPAYEVIAASSSDFPVLPDGYGSYAVIIPDSVTEIAAFAFVESNITSVTIPDSVTSIGSYAFSTTPLTSITIPDSVTSIGNSAFSHAALTSIVLGSSVTSIGGGAFSNTALTSVTIPDSVTSIGNSAFRNTPLTSVAIGNSVTSIGNYAFNNTSLTSITIPDSVTSIGSNAFQDSALTSVVLGNSVISIDDYAFNNTPLISVTLGNSVSTIGSYAFANTSLTSVTIPDSVTSIGTGAFAYAQLTSVTIPDSVTSIGGSAFKETSLTSVIIPDSVTSIGANAFASTNVTSVTIYSDGSGLAIADGAFPDDISINLIINDSVTSIAEDAFAGLPITSAIIPDSVTSIGAGAFRGIPQRSSDWIRPLTSITIPDSVISIGDSAFANTALTSVTIPNSVENIGDGAFNNTFLTSVTIPDSVTSIGHWAFTNTPLTSVTIPNSVTSIGEYAFSDTQLTSITIPDSVTSIEDGAFENTLLTSVIIPDSVTSIGHWAFANTPLTSVTIPNSVTSIESNAFNNTQLTSITIPGSVTSIKGGAFENTNLTSVTIQVDDASLAISTYAFPDSASIELIIGDSITSIANKAFAGLPITSVTIPDSVTSIGSRAFADTQLTSITIPDSVTSIGHWAFADTHLTSVIIPDSVTSIGEQAFVDTNLTSVTIHSDGNSLAIAGNAFPDSASVELIINDSATSIADNAFAGLSITSITIPDSVTSIGSRAFASTELTSITIPDSVTSIGASAFANTNLTSVTIQMDDSDLAIAEDAFPDGITITKVAVVDSGTYSTAEYSGEVSSFALDGSGTLNFESFGEDSTLTVKGDALLDGGVLAFDIDSVPTIPGTYTLIDVADGSTLSIDENVLSAAVAAVDNLDNMNGDGYNYTLLQQDNDLILKVEEPISLDPIIIPTITPTITITEPEPEDNTPVIIVATEDETELDEVVINDDSEGETLNAGGGNASEGEQVITKNSFGPETRSNSNAAPTQPTTNTPTEETFGEYGTVINLDHNWQTIELDSTYINPVVITSDPTFNGSDFSAVRLRNVDGDSFEIRIQEANYLDGVHTNKETVSYFVVEAGEWELSDGTRIVAGLHDTDNLVTDQNDFDSIDFTDNGLTDFDNAPTILSQVQTYEGSQLVTTRIHNQSTTGFQVGMQEEELLNTGTHAEETIGWLAIEQGVSNDANGDLLLQGGTTGVYVDENIEAIAFNESFDINPLVIAKMGSAYGLDSSVLRLDSAGISTTGFNAFVQEEQSLNSELDHTNEAVSYLAFNGTGDTLTGFEL